The following proteins come from a genomic window of Trifolium pratense cultivar HEN17-A07 linkage group LG4, ARS_RC_1.1, whole genome shotgun sequence:
- the LOC123920573 gene encoding DNA topoisomerase 1 alpha-like isoform X2: MAVETSDKPNLPKNVDVDDDDDDMPITFKRNPKKSPLYSEVKKTSSQSHEGQSNKQITDGPSSNGQNSKPSPMKPSAGISKTPNSAAVKTSSNKSPVANSKSKPLLGQKTSIDVKKDTKVIENTPKVKCEDSEDDDDDKPLSSKWNIKSNHDNKVVAPVMKTSAKDSDEDDDVPLSAKLLRNCNSETSTRNNDDSDKKPNSKVQKDRQNGSSTSNKQTKPSTLPAKRELENSDSKNSSVKKSKVSDSAASIKTKQVTVKPSEIKTQEEDDDDLPISHRIKKSADKPSSTKKIVTKVTKVNKSGSTSFKKQTKSKKTNSKQTKNKSKKSGSGSEYSKSTKLLPSGDGQKKWTTLVHNGVIFPPPYQPHGIKMLYKGKPVDLTPEQEEVATMYAVMRDTDYMQKDKFKENFWNDWRKLLGRNHVIQNLKDCDFTPIYDWYQSEKEKKKQMTTEEKKALKEEKLKQEEKYMWAIVDGVKEKVGNFRVEPPGLFRGRGEHPKMGKLKKRIHPRDIIINIGEDAPVPECPIPGERWKEIRHDNTVTWLCYWSDPINPKLFKYVFLAASSSLKGQSDKEKYEKARLLKDYIENIRAAYTKDFTSKDITKQQIAVATYLIDKLALRAGNEKDDDEADTVGCCTLKVENVTREAPNKLQFNFLGKDSIKYENTVEVELPVYNAILKFQKDKGPSDDLFDKLDTNKLNTHLKELMPGLTAKVFRTYNASFTLDDKLAKDTKDGDVAEKMVVYNHANKEVAIICNHQRSVSKSHSAQMTKLNEKIDELQAVLKELKVDLDRARKGKPPTKSSDGKSKRNLAPEALEKKISQTNAKVEKMRRDMMTKEDLKTIALGTSKLNYLDPRITVAWCKRHEVPIEKIFNKSLIAKFAWAMDVDPDFRF; this comes from the exons ATGGCTGTTGAGACTTCTGATAAACCAAACTTGCCTAAAAATGTTGATGttgatgacgatgatgatgatatgCCGATAACTTTTAAGAGAAACCCTAAGAAGAGTCCGTTGTATTCTGAAGTAAAGAAAACAAGTTCTCAAAGTCATGAG GGACAGTCAAACAAACAGATTACTGATGGGCCTTCTTCAAATGGTCAAAATTCTAAGCCATCACCCATGAAGCCTTCTGCAGGGATCTCGAAAACACCAAATTCGGCAGCTGTCAAGACATCCTCTAATAAGTCACCAGTagcaaattcaaaatcaaagcCTCTTTTGGGACAGAAAACAAGCATTGATGTTAAGAAAGATACAAAAGTTATTGAAAACACACCTAAAGTTAAATGCGAAGATTCAGAGGATGACGATGATGATAAACCATTAAGTTCTAAGTGGAACATCAAATCTAATCATGATAACAAAGTAGTAGCCCCTGTTATGAAGACATCTGCTAAAGACTcggatgaagatgatgatgtcCCTCTGTCAGCAAAGTTATTACGGAATTGTAATTCGGAAACATCTACCAGGAACAATGATGACTCTGATAAGAAACCTAATTCAAAAGTTCAGAAAGATCGGCAAAATGGTTCCAGCACAAGTAATAAACAGACGAAGCCATCTACACTACCTGCTAAGAGAGAGCTAGAAAATTCTGATTCCAAGAACTCTTCAGTTAAGAAGTCAAAGGTCTCAGATTCAGCTGCTTCAATCAAAACTAAGCAAGTCACTGTCAAACCATCTGAGATTAAGACTCAGGAGGAAGATGATGACGATCTTCCCATTTCCCATAGAATTAAGAAGTCAGCTGATAAACCATCTTCCACAAAGAAAATAGTGACAAAGGTTACTAAAGTTAATAAGTCTGGTTCAACATCTTTTAAGAAGCAGACCAAGAGCAAAAAGACCAATAGCAAACAGACCAAGAACAAGTCAAAAAAGTCCGGCAGTGGCTCAGAATATTCCAAATCTACAAAACTTCTTCCCTCTGGTGATGGGCAGAAAAAATGGACTACATTGGTTCACAATGGTGTCATTTTCCCTCCTCCTTACCAGCCCCATGGAATAAAAATGCTTTATAAGGGGAAGCCTGTTGATTTGACTCCTGAGCAAGAGGAG GTTGCTACAATGTATGCGGTCATGCGAGATACAGATTACATGCAGAAAGATAAGTTCAAGGAAAATTTCTGGAATGACTGGCGAAAGTTGCTAGGAAGAAATCATGTAATTCAGAACTTGAAAGATTGTGACTTCACACCAATCTATGACTGGTACCAAAgtgaaaaggaaaagaagaaacaaatgaCTACAGAA GAGAAGAAAGCTCTGAAGGAAGAAAAATTGAAGCAAGAGGAGAAATACATGTGGGCTATTGTTGATGGTGTTAAAGAAAAG GTTGGAAATTTCAGAGTTGAACCTCCAGGATTGTTCCGTGGCCGTGGAGAGCATCCCAAG ATGGGAAAATTGAAAAAACGCATTCATCCAAGGGACATCATAATTAATATTGGAGAGGATGCACCAGTTCCTGAATGTCCTATTCCTGGTGAACG CTGGAAGGAGATAAGACATGACAATACAGTTACATGGTTATGCTATTGGAGTGACCCAATTAATCCAAAGCTATTCAAGTATGTGTTTTTGGCAGCTAGTAGTTCCTTGAAGGGTCAAAGTGACAAGGAAAAGTATGAGAAGGCTAGGTTGTTGAAG GATTATATAGAGAACATTAGGGCAGCATACACGAAAGATTTTACAAGTAAGGATATTACAAAGCAGCAGATAGCTGTTGCTACTTATCTTATTGATAAACTGGCTTTGAGAGCTGGTAATGAGAAG GATGATGATGAAGCTGATACTGTTGGCTGCTGCACATTGAAAGTAGAGAATGTGACAAGAGAAGCCCCCAACAAATTGCAG TTTAACTTCCTTGGTAAAGATTCAATCAAGTATGAAAATACGGTTGAGGTTGAGCTTCCTGTTTATAATGCAATTTTGAAATTCCAAAAAG ATAAAGGCCCTAGTGATGATCTCTTTGATAAGTTggatacaaataaattaaatactcATCTGAAGGAACTCATGCCTGGCTTAACAGCAAAAGTCTTCCGTACATACAATGCATCTTTCACATTAGATGATAAG TTGGCTAAGGACACTAAAGATGGCGATGTTGCAGAAAAGATGGTTGTTTATAATCATGCAAATAAAGAG GTTGCAATCATCTGTAATCATCAACGGAGTGTTTCAAAATCTCACAGTGCacaaatgacaaaattaaatgAGAAAATCGACGAACTTCAG GCTGTTCTGAAGGAGCTGAAAGTAGATTTGGACAGGGCAAGGAAAGGAAAACCCCCTACAAAGAGTTCAGATGGAAAAAGCAAACGAAACTTAGCTCCCGAAGC GTTAGAGAAAAAGATATCTCAAACCAATGCAAAAGTTGAGAAAATGCGACGTGATATGATGACAAAAGAAGATCTTAAAACTATAGCATTAGGCACATCCAAGTTAAACTACCTTGACCCCAGGATTACAGTTGCCTGGTGCAAGCGGCATGAGGTTCCCATTGAAAAG ATTTTCAACAAATCTCTGATAGCTAAATTTGCTTGGGCAATGGATGTGGACCCTGACTTCAGATTCTGA
- the LOC123920675 gene encoding embryogenesis-associated protein EMB8 isoform X2 encodes MATTRSLVGPTPFLHPSYNKINNASLIKPLLHLSSSSSMSASDHHQQPHPSFEILGGGLHRFFPSLTHLTRPYNPFPFITWNRHVETIFASFFRSTPHVTLRRQCLRTKDGGSVALDWVSGDDRRLLPHAPLLILLPGLTGGSGDSYVRHMLVRARSKGWRVVVFNSRGCGDSPVTTPQFYSASFLGDMHEVVSHVSDRYPNANLYGVGWSLGANILVRYLGQESHNCPLSGAVSLCNPFNLVVSDEDFRKGFNKIYDKALSSALCKIFNKHALLFEDIGGEYNIPMVANAKSVREFDDGLTRVSFGFKSVDDYYFNSSSSDSIKHVQTPLLCIQRMIQLLLLGEFLVKISRKIQTAC; translated from the exons ATGGCAACAACAAGGTCACTGGTGGGACCTACACCATTTCTTCATCCATCATACAACAAAATCAATAATGCTTCACTAATCAAACCCCTCCTCCActtgtcatcatcatcatcaatgtCCGCCTCCGACCACCACCAACAACCTCATCCATCCTTCGAAATCCTCGGAGGCGGACTTCACCGTTTCTTCCCATCTCTAACTCATCTCACTCGTCCCTACAATCCTTTCCCCTTCATCACTTGGAATCGCCACGTTGAAACCATATTTGCCTCGTTTTTTAGATCGACTCCTCATGTTACCCTCCGCCGCCAGTGTCTCAGAACTAAAGATGGAGGATCTGTCGCTCTCGACTGGGTTTCTGGTGACGATCGTCGCTTGCTGCCTCATGCTCCACTCCTCATTTTGCTG CCGGGCTTAACCGGAGGCAGTGGGGATTCTTATGTTAGACATATGTTAGTTAGAGCTCGAAGTAAAGGGTGGCGTGTTGTTGTGTTCAATAGTCGTGGCTGTGGAGATAGCCCTGTGACTACTCCTCAG TTCTATTCAGCATCATTTTTAGGAGATATGCATGAGGTTGTTTCACATGTCTCTGATAGATACCCCAATGCTAATTTATATGGCGTTGGTTGGTCACTCGGAGCAAATATTCTTGTTCGTTACTTGGGTCAGGAATCCCACAATTGTCCTCTTTCGGGTGCTGTATCTTTGTGCAATCCATTCAATTTGGTCGTGTCAGATGAGGACTTCCGAAAGGGctttaacaaaatttatgaCAAGGCTCTTTCTAGTGCTCTCTGCAAGATTTTCAACAA ACATGCATTACTCTTTGAAGATATTGGTGGTGAGTATAACATTCCAATGGTCGCCAATGCCAAGTCTGTTAGGGAATTTGATGATGGACTGACCCGTG TTTCTTTTGGATTCAAGTCTGTGGATGACTACTACTTTAATTCAAGCAGTTCAGATTCCATTAAACACGTTCAAACACCTTTGCTCTGCATCCAG AGAATGATCCAATTGCTCCTTCTAGGGGAATTCCTCGTGAAGATATCAAG GAAAATCCAAACTGCTTGTTAG
- the LOC123920610 gene encoding maltose excess protein 1-like, chloroplastic, which translates to MAMSCYVSPHLQIQHLSQHHHQHRINNLLVQQQHQQHKFPTSQNLIFPTQYNHCRLFAFPLRRPNFTLNALHSDPPNPEEVGTNQAYQEWDSLTSKFSGAANLPFLLLQMPQILLNARNLIAGNNTALFAIPWLGMLTSLLGNLSLLSYFAKKREKEAMVVQTLGVISTYVVIVQLALAESMPLPYFLATSAVVVSGLFLNFMNYFGLLNAGIWRFWEDFITIGGLSVLPQIMWSTFVPYLPNSILPGAISFVIAVLAVTMARTGKLSEKGVKFVGGISGWTATLLFMWMPVSQMWTNFLNPENMKGLSAFSMLLAMLGNGLMLPRALFIRDFMWFTGSTWATIFYGYGNLACLFLLNIISKEFFLAATVGLVSWIGTAFWRDSVVRGYSSPLASLRDLIFGS; encoded by the exons ATGGCCATGTCTTGCTATGTTTCTCctcatcttcaaattcaacacctaagtcaacatcatcatcaacaccGTATCAATAATCTTCTtgtacaacaacaacatcaacaacacaAATTTCCCACTTCTCAAAATCTCATTTTTCCAACACAATACAACCACTGTCGTCTTTTTGCTTTTCCTCTACGCCGACCCAATTTCACTCTCAATGCTCTTCATTCCGATCCACCGAACCCGGAAGAGGTTGGAACAAATCAAGCTTACCAAGAATGGGATTCACTTACATCAAAATTCTCTGGAGCAGCCAATCTTCCTTTCTTGTTACTCCAAATGCCACAGATTTTACTTAATGCTAGAAATCTTATCGCAGGAAATAATACTGCTCTCTTTGCTATTCCATGGCTG GGAATGCTTACTAGTTTGCTTGGAAACCTGTCACTACTTTCATACTTTGCCaagaagagagaaaaggaaGCAATGGTAGTGCAGACACTCGGTGTAATTTCAACATATGTGGTCATTGTTCAGTTGGCATTAGCGGAGTCCATGCCTTTGCCTTACTTTTTAGCAACTTCAGCAGTTGTAGTGTCTGGTCTTTTTCTGAATTTCATGAATTACTTTGGTTTACTAAATGCTGGAATCTGGCGCTTTTGGGAAGATTTCATTACAATTGGGGGTTTATCGGTgcttcctcaa ATAATGTGGTCTACATTTGTTCCCTATCTGCCTAACAGCATCTTGCCTGGAGCAATTTCCTTTGTGATAGCTGTCTTGGCTGTTACCATG GCAAGAACCGGAAAACTTTCTGAGAAAGGTGTCAAATTTGTTGGCGGAATATCTGGATGGACAGCTACATTACTCTTCATGTGGATGCCAGTTTCTCAGATG TGGACAAATTTTCTCAATCCTGAGAACATGAAAGGCTTGTCTGCTTTTTCTATGTTGCTTGCCATGCTTGGAAATGGACTCATGCTTCCACGTGCTCTATTCATTCGTGATTTCATGTG GTTCACCGGTTCAACATGGGCTACCATATTCTATGGATATGGGAATCTTGCATGCCTATTCCT TTTGAACATTATCAGCAAGGAGTTCTTCTTGGCAGCAACTGTTGGTTTGGTTTCATGGATAG GAACGGCTTTCTGGAGAGACAGTGTAGTGCGTGGTTACAGTTCACCTTTGGCTTCTTTACGTGACTTGATTTTTGGATCTTAA
- the LOC123920573 gene encoding DNA topoisomerase 1 alpha-like isoform X1 — protein MAVETSDKPNLPKNVDVDDDDDDMPITFKRNPKKSPLYSEVKKTSSQSHEGQSKKQITDGPSDKPNLPKNVDVDDDDDDMPVSFKRNPKKSPLYSEVKKTSSQSHEGQSNKQITDGPSSNGQNSKPSPMKPSAGISKTPNSAAVKTSSNKSPVANSKSKPLLGQKTSIDVKKDTKVIENTPKVKCEDSEDDDDDKPLSSKWNIKSNHDNKVVAPVMKTSAKDSDEDDDVPLSAKLLRNCNSETSTRNNDDSDKKPNSKVQKDRQNGSSTSNKQTKPSTLPAKRELENSDSKNSSVKKSKVSDSAASIKTKQVTVKPSEIKTQEEDDDDLPISHRIKKSADKPSSTKKIVTKVTKVNKSGSTSFKKQTKSKKTNSKQTKNKSKKSGSGSEYSKSTKLLPSGDGQKKWTTLVHNGVIFPPPYQPHGIKMLYKGKPVDLTPEQEEVATMYAVMRDTDYMQKDKFKENFWNDWRKLLGRNHVIQNLKDCDFTPIYDWYQSEKEKKKQMTTEEKKALKEEKLKQEEKYMWAIVDGVKEKVGNFRVEPPGLFRGRGEHPKMGKLKKRIHPRDIIINIGEDAPVPECPIPGERWKEIRHDNTVTWLCYWSDPINPKLFKYVFLAASSSLKGQSDKEKYEKARLLKDYIENIRAAYTKDFTSKDITKQQIAVATYLIDKLALRAGNEKDDDEADTVGCCTLKVENVTREAPNKLQFNFLGKDSIKYENTVEVELPVYNAILKFQKDKGPSDDLFDKLDTNKLNTHLKELMPGLTAKVFRTYNASFTLDDKLAKDTKDGDVAEKMVVYNHANKEVAIICNHQRSVSKSHSAQMTKLNEKIDELQAVLKELKVDLDRARKGKPPTKSSDGKSKRNLAPEALEKKISQTNAKVEKMRRDMMTKEDLKTIALGTSKLNYLDPRITVAWCKRHEVPIEKIFNKSLIAKFAWAMDVDPDFRF, from the exons ATGGCTGTTGAGACTTCTGATAAACCAAACTTGCCTAAAAATGTTGATGttgatgacgatgatgatgatatgCCGATAACTTTTAAGAGAAACCCTAAGAAGAGTCCGTTGTATTCTGAAGTAAAGAAAACAAGTTCTCAAAGTCATGAGGGACAGTCAAAAAAACAGATTACTGATGGGCCTTCTGATAAACCAAACTTGCCCAAAAATGTTGACGttgatgacgatgatgatgatatgCCAGTATCTTTTAAGAGAAACCCTAAGAAGAGTCCGTTGTATTCTGAAGTAAAGAAAACAAGTTCTCAAAGTCATGAGGGACAGTCAAACAAACAGATTACTGATGGGCCTTCTTCAAATGGTCAAAATTCTAAGCCATCACCCATGAAGCCTTCTGCAGGGATCTCGAAAACACCAAATTCGGCAGCTGTCAAGACATCCTCTAATAAGTCACCAGTagcaaattcaaaatcaaagcCTCTTTTGGGACAGAAAACAAGCATTGATGTTAAGAAAGATACAAAAGTTATTGAAAACACACCTAAAGTTAAATGCGAAGATTCAGAGGATGACGATGATGATAAACCATTAAGTTCTAAGTGGAACATCAAATCTAATCATGATAACAAAGTAGTAGCCCCTGTTATGAAGACATCTGCTAAAGACTcggatgaagatgatgatgtcCCTCTGTCAGCAAAGTTATTACGGAATTGTAATTCGGAAACATCTACCAGGAACAATGATGACTCTGATAAGAAACCTAATTCAAAAGTTCAGAAAGATCGGCAAAATGGTTCCAGCACAAGTAATAAACAGACGAAGCCATCTACACTACCTGCTAAGAGAGAGCTAGAAAATTCTGATTCCAAGAACTCTTCAGTTAAGAAGTCAAAGGTCTCAGATTCAGCTGCTTCAATCAAAACTAAGCAAGTCACTGTCAAACCATCTGAGATTAAGACTCAGGAGGAAGATGATGACGATCTTCCCATTTCCCATAGAATTAAGAAGTCAGCTGATAAACCATCTTCCACAAAGAAAATAGTGACAAAGGTTACTAAAGTTAATAAGTCTGGTTCAACATCTTTTAAGAAGCAGACCAAGAGCAAAAAGACCAATAGCAAACAGACCAAGAACAAGTCAAAAAAGTCCGGCAGTGGCTCAGAATATTCCAAATCTACAAAACTTCTTCCCTCTGGTGATGGGCAGAAAAAATGGACTACATTGGTTCACAATGGTGTCATTTTCCCTCCTCCTTACCAGCCCCATGGAATAAAAATGCTTTATAAGGGGAAGCCTGTTGATTTGACTCCTGAGCAAGAGGAG GTTGCTACAATGTATGCGGTCATGCGAGATACAGATTACATGCAGAAAGATAAGTTCAAGGAAAATTTCTGGAATGACTGGCGAAAGTTGCTAGGAAGAAATCATGTAATTCAGAACTTGAAAGATTGTGACTTCACACCAATCTATGACTGGTACCAAAgtgaaaaggaaaagaagaaacaaatgaCTACAGAA GAGAAGAAAGCTCTGAAGGAAGAAAAATTGAAGCAAGAGGAGAAATACATGTGGGCTATTGTTGATGGTGTTAAAGAAAAG GTTGGAAATTTCAGAGTTGAACCTCCAGGATTGTTCCGTGGCCGTGGAGAGCATCCCAAG ATGGGAAAATTGAAAAAACGCATTCATCCAAGGGACATCATAATTAATATTGGAGAGGATGCACCAGTTCCTGAATGTCCTATTCCTGGTGAACG CTGGAAGGAGATAAGACATGACAATACAGTTACATGGTTATGCTATTGGAGTGACCCAATTAATCCAAAGCTATTCAAGTATGTGTTTTTGGCAGCTAGTAGTTCCTTGAAGGGTCAAAGTGACAAGGAAAAGTATGAGAAGGCTAGGTTGTTGAAG GATTATATAGAGAACATTAGGGCAGCATACACGAAAGATTTTACAAGTAAGGATATTACAAAGCAGCAGATAGCTGTTGCTACTTATCTTATTGATAAACTGGCTTTGAGAGCTGGTAATGAGAAG GATGATGATGAAGCTGATACTGTTGGCTGCTGCACATTGAAAGTAGAGAATGTGACAAGAGAAGCCCCCAACAAATTGCAG TTTAACTTCCTTGGTAAAGATTCAATCAAGTATGAAAATACGGTTGAGGTTGAGCTTCCTGTTTATAATGCAATTTTGAAATTCCAAAAAG ATAAAGGCCCTAGTGATGATCTCTTTGATAAGTTggatacaaataaattaaatactcATCTGAAGGAACTCATGCCTGGCTTAACAGCAAAAGTCTTCCGTACATACAATGCATCTTTCACATTAGATGATAAG TTGGCTAAGGACACTAAAGATGGCGATGTTGCAGAAAAGATGGTTGTTTATAATCATGCAAATAAAGAG GTTGCAATCATCTGTAATCATCAACGGAGTGTTTCAAAATCTCACAGTGCacaaatgacaaaattaaatgAGAAAATCGACGAACTTCAG GCTGTTCTGAAGGAGCTGAAAGTAGATTTGGACAGGGCAAGGAAAGGAAAACCCCCTACAAAGAGTTCAGATGGAAAAAGCAAACGAAACTTAGCTCCCGAAGC GTTAGAGAAAAAGATATCTCAAACCAATGCAAAAGTTGAGAAAATGCGACGTGATATGATGACAAAAGAAGATCTTAAAACTATAGCATTAGGCACATCCAAGTTAAACTACCTTGACCCCAGGATTACAGTTGCCTGGTGCAAGCGGCATGAGGTTCCCATTGAAAAG ATTTTCAACAAATCTCTGATAGCTAAATTTGCTTGGGCAATGGATGTGGACCCTGACTTCAGATTCTGA
- the LOC123920675 gene encoding embryogenesis-associated protein EMB8 isoform X1, translated as MATTRSLVGPTPFLHPSYNKINNASLIKPLLHLSSSSSMSASDHHQQPHPSFEILGGGLHRFFPSLTHLTRPYNPFPFITWNRHVETIFASFFRSTPHVTLRRQCLRTKDGGSVALDWVSGDDRRLLPHAPLLILLPGLTGGSGDSYVRHMLVRARSKGWRVVVFNSRGCGDSPVTTPQFYSASFLGDMHEVVSHVSDRYPNANLYGVGWSLGANILVRYLGQESHNCPLSGAVSLCNPFNLVVSDEDFRKGFNKIYDKALSSALCKIFNKHALLFEDIGGEYNIPMVANAKSVREFDDGLTRVSFGFKSVDDYYFNSSSSDSIKHVQTPLLCIQAENDPIAPSRGIPREDIKENPNCLLVVTSKGGHLGWVAGDEAPLGAPWTDPLVIDFLQYLETEAAKAPQTCSNSGDNKETLQSVV; from the exons ATGGCAACAACAAGGTCACTGGTGGGACCTACACCATTTCTTCATCCATCATACAACAAAATCAATAATGCTTCACTAATCAAACCCCTCCTCCActtgtcatcatcatcatcaatgtCCGCCTCCGACCACCACCAACAACCTCATCCATCCTTCGAAATCCTCGGAGGCGGACTTCACCGTTTCTTCCCATCTCTAACTCATCTCACTCGTCCCTACAATCCTTTCCCCTTCATCACTTGGAATCGCCACGTTGAAACCATATTTGCCTCGTTTTTTAGATCGACTCCTCATGTTACCCTCCGCCGCCAGTGTCTCAGAACTAAAGATGGAGGATCTGTCGCTCTCGACTGGGTTTCTGGTGACGATCGTCGCTTGCTGCCTCATGCTCCACTCCTCATTTTGCTG CCGGGCTTAACCGGAGGCAGTGGGGATTCTTATGTTAGACATATGTTAGTTAGAGCTCGAAGTAAAGGGTGGCGTGTTGTTGTGTTCAATAGTCGTGGCTGTGGAGATAGCCCTGTGACTACTCCTCAG TTCTATTCAGCATCATTTTTAGGAGATATGCATGAGGTTGTTTCACATGTCTCTGATAGATACCCCAATGCTAATTTATATGGCGTTGGTTGGTCACTCGGAGCAAATATTCTTGTTCGTTACTTGGGTCAGGAATCCCACAATTGTCCTCTTTCGGGTGCTGTATCTTTGTGCAATCCATTCAATTTGGTCGTGTCAGATGAGGACTTCCGAAAGGGctttaacaaaatttatgaCAAGGCTCTTTCTAGTGCTCTCTGCAAGATTTTCAACAA ACATGCATTACTCTTTGAAGATATTGGTGGTGAGTATAACATTCCAATGGTCGCCAATGCCAAGTCTGTTAGGGAATTTGATGATGGACTGACCCGTG TTTCTTTTGGATTCAAGTCTGTGGATGACTACTACTTTAATTCAAGCAGTTCAGATTCCATTAAACACGTTCAAACACCTTTGCTCTGCATCCAG GCAGAGAATGATCCAATTGCTCCTTCTAGGGGAATTCCTCGTGAAGATATCAAG GAAAATCCAAACTGCTTGTTAGTAGTGACATCTAAAGGTGGTCACCTGGGGTGGGTTGCCGGTGACGAAGCTCCACTTGGAGCCCCTTGGACTGATCCTTTGGTGATTGATTTCCTTCAATATCTGGAGACAGAAGCAGCCAAAGCCCCGCAAACTTGTAGCAATTCTGGAGATAATAAAGAGACTTTGCAAAGTGTAGTGTGA